The following proteins are encoded in a genomic region of Brachypodium distachyon strain Bd21 chromosome 1, Brachypodium_distachyon_v3.0, whole genome shotgun sequence:
- the LOC100821055 gene encoding ethylene-responsive transcription factor RAP2-11: MELHFQVQPPVLQLQDYCYYYHQQEAIAATAQAAKPTKPRGRKKGGSSHSKFVGVRQRPSGRWVAEIKDTTQKIRMWLGTFETAEAAARAYDEAARLLRGAEARTNFAPRISPDCPLALRIRGLLHHKKLKKARAPAASTKIPSSSPPAAPTSNSNSNSNSGSSSTSSSSSGVSCEEGAVKQAVVDAGEVYRPDFVSEELEPWMFEPAALGGGQFTELDAFVAVDGGCAAASAAGEESTPTAAAGGMAEFERMKVERRISASLYAMNGLQEYFDKVFDASACDPLWDLSPLCH; encoded by the coding sequence ATGGAGCTCCACTTCCAGGTGCAGCCCCCAGTGCTCCAGCTCCAGGACTACTGCTACTACTACCACCAGCAGGAGGCCATCGCTGCCACGGCGCAGGCAGCCAAGCCCACGAAGCCGCGGGGCCGGAAGAAGGGCGGCAGCAGCCACAGCAAGTTCGTGGGCGTCCGGCAGCGGCCGTCGGGGCGGTGGGTGGCCGAGATCAAGGACACCACGCAGAAGATCCGCATGTGGCTCGGCACCTTCGAGACCGCtgaggccgccgcccgcgcctacGACGAggccgcccgcctcctccgcggcgccgaggCCCGCACCAACTTCGCCCCCCGCATCTCCCCCGACTGCCCGCTCGCACTCCGCATCCGGGGTCTCCTCCACCACAAGAAGCTCAAGAAGGCCAGGGCGCCCGCGGCCTCCACCAAgatcccttcttcctctccaccggCCGCTCCCACAAGCAATAGCAATAGCAATAGTAatagcggcagcagcagcactagcagtagcagcagcggGGTGAGCTGCGAGGAGGGCGCCGTGAAGCAAGCGGTGGTCGACGCAGGGGAGGTGTACAGGCCGGATTTTGTTTCGGAGGAGCTGGAGCCTTGGATGTTCGAGCCGGCGGCTTTGGGGGGAGGCCAGTTCACGGAGCTGGACGCCTTCGTGGCGGTCGACGGCGGctgcgcggcggcgtcggcggccgggGAGGAGTCGACgcctacggcggcggcgggagggatGGCGGAGTTCGAGCGGATGAAGGTGGAGCGGCGGATCTCGGCGTCGCTGTACGCCATGAACGGCCTGCAGGAGTACTTCGACAAGGTGTTCGACGCGTCCGCCTGCGACCCGCTCTGGGATCTTTCGCCACTGTGCCACTAG
- the LOC100821354 gene encoding putative cyclin-dependent kinase F-2, translating into MAVKRSAAAFSVDDSARSSAPTSPTAHKRRRVYCPDDYEETGVLGEGGFGVVVSARHRATGELVAVKALHSSSSSSRSSSSNRSSSSDAAVSGLMREASFLAACRGHPSLIGLHSVSRDPSTGELSIIMDYAAGPSLHDVLHVHRGSRPFPEAEVRGIMKELLGGAEHLHAQGIVHRDIKPENILVIDNNGGIKICDLGLAMSTASDAPPYTRCGTVPYMAPEVLLGMPDYGAMVDTWSLGCVMAELLAGERLFDGDEPGAQMLEIFDVLGAPGCSTWPAYKSLPLAGKLAKPPRCIRSCRRLRKLFPEEVLSREGYQVLRGLLSCNIDKRLSATAALRLPWFTNSGDASAV; encoded by the coding sequence ATGGCCGTCAAgcgatccgccgccgccttctccgtcGACGACTCTGCTCGCTCCTCCGCCCCAACAAGCCCAACCGCCCACAAGAGGAGGCGCGTCTACTGCCCCGACGACTACGAGGAGACGGGCGTCCTCGGCGAGGGCGGCTTCGGCGTCGTCGTCAGCGCGCGCCACCGCGCCACCGGCGAGCTCGTCGCCGTCAAGGCCCTCcactccagcagcagcagcagcagaagctcCAGCTCTAATCGCAGCAGCAGTTCCGACGCCGCCGTGAGCGGATTGATGCGGGAAGCCTCGTTCCTGGCGGCATGCCGCGGCCACCCGTCCCTCATCGGCCTTCACTCCGTCTCGCGCGACCCTTCCACGGGCGAGCTCTCCATCATCATGGACTACGCCGCCGGGCCGAGCCTCCACGACGTGCTCCACGTGCACCGCGGGAGCCGCCCGTtcccggaggccgaggtcCGCGGCATCATGAAGGAGCTCCTGGGCGGCGCCGAGCACTTGCACGCGCAAGGCATCGTGCACCGGGACAtcaagccggagaacatcctcgtcatcgacaacaacggcGGCATCAAGATCTGCGACCTGGGGCTGGCCATGTCGACGGCATCCGACGCCCCGCCGTACACGCGGTGCGGCACGGTGCCGTACATGGCGCCCGAGGTGCTCCTGGGGATGCCGGACTACGGCGCCATGGTGGACACGTGGTCGCTGGGCTGCGTCATGGCGGAGCTCCTGGCCGGCGAGCGGCTGTTCGACGGGGACGAACCCGGCGCCCAGATGCTGGAGATCTTCGACGTCCTCGGCGCGCCCGGGTGCAGCACGTGGCCGGCCTACAAGTCGCTGCCGCTCGCCGGGAAGCTTGCGAAGCCGCCCCGATGCATCCGGTCCTGCAGGAGGTTGAGGAAGCTGTTCCCCGAGGAGGTCCTCTCACGGGAAGGGTACCAGGTCTTGAGGGGGCTGCTTTCCTGCAACATCGACAAGCGGCTctcggccaccgccgcgctcCGACTTCCGTGGTTCACCAACTCCGGCGATGCTTCAGCTGTgtga